Proteins encoded together in one Rossellomorea sp. y25 window:
- a CDS encoding YkuS family protein, with the protein MTRRIGVEQSLQNVVQALREKGHDVVELKQESDANGCDCCVVTGMDSNVMGIQNVATQGSVIEASGLSADEVCQQVESRLQ; encoded by the coding sequence ATGACAAGAAGAATTGGTGTTGAACAATCCCTGCAGAACGTTGTACAAGCCTTACGTGAAAAGGGGCATGACGTTGTTGAACTTAAGCAGGAATCAGATGCAAATGGCTGTGACTGCTGCGTAGTGACAGGAATGGATTCCAATGTAATGGGTATTCAAAACGTGGCTACCCAAGGATCTGTTATTGAAGCAAGCGGATTAAGTGCTGATGAAGTGTGTCAGCAAGTTGAGAGCAGACTACAATAG
- a CDS encoding ferritin-like domain-containing protein, which translates to MDEAKLKELIDGLNEDLANEYAAVILYTNYAAVVSGLYRQILKPFFEEEIPDEQGHALYLAEKIKTLGGDPTTTPASVKQTDNVKEMLEEGRKAEADTIERYKKRKEQAEELGLVELSIKLDDMIADETHHLEEFDRLLKDPSFN; encoded by the coding sequence ATGGATGAAGCAAAATTAAAAGAGTTAATTGATGGACTAAATGAAGATTTAGCTAATGAGTATGCTGCAGTTATTCTTTATACAAACTACGCTGCTGTTGTGAGCGGTTTATATCGTCAAATACTAAAACCGTTCTTCGAAGAGGAAATTCCTGATGAGCAGGGACATGCTTTATACTTAGCTGAAAAAATTAAAACATTAGGCGGAGATCCTACAACAACTCCGGCTTCTGTTAAGCAAACAGATAATGTGAAGGAAATGTTAGAGGAAGGCCGTAAAGCCGAGGCTGATACAATCGAGCGTTATAAGAAGCGTAAAGAACAAGCAGAAGAATTGGGTCTCGTCGAGCTCAGCATCAAGCTTGACGATATGATTGCAGATGAAACCCATCATCTTGAAGAATTCGATCGCTTACTAAAAGATCCTTCTTTTAACTGA
- a CDS encoding S8 family peptidase, giving the protein MQGEIRLIPYFMDEMIVDANEIPKGVDLIQAPSMWKNGYKGKGTTIAVLDTGCDMNHPDLAGKVKGFRNFTDDDNGAEDNVTDYSGHGTHVAGTIAASENGNGVIGVAPLADLLVIKVLAGSRGSGKYDWIVNGILYAIEQKVDIISMSLGGPTDHKPLHEAIQKAVDANISVVCAAGNEGDSNSSTDEFSFPACYNEVISVGAIDLQRKSSYFTNSNNEVDLVAPGEQILSTIPGEKYAKLSGTSMSAPHVSGALALIKELEQISFDRKLSETEVYAQLIKRTVPLGFPKTLEGNGLLFLTAPDLLREHLRNQPLAQIG; this is encoded by the coding sequence AAATTCCTAAAGGCGTTGATTTAATCCAAGCTCCTAGTATGTGGAAGAATGGGTACAAAGGAAAAGGAACGACAATCGCTGTCCTGGATACAGGCTGCGATATGAACCATCCTGATCTGGCAGGGAAAGTGAAGGGATTCCGCAATTTCACCGACGATGATAACGGTGCTGAAGATAACGTTACCGATTATAGCGGACACGGTACCCATGTGGCGGGTACGATTGCTGCAAGTGAAAATGGTAATGGGGTTATCGGTGTTGCGCCACTGGCCGATTTATTGGTCATTAAAGTACTTGCAGGCAGCCGTGGAAGTGGAAAATACGATTGGATCGTGAACGGCATTCTGTATGCAATCGAACAAAAGGTGGACATCATCTCCATGTCATTGGGAGGCCCCACTGACCACAAGCCTCTGCACGAAGCGATCCAAAAAGCGGTGGATGCAAATATATCAGTTGTTTGTGCAGCAGGTAACGAAGGTGACTCAAATAGCAGTACCGATGAGTTTTCTTTTCCTGCTTGTTACAATGAAGTGATTTCTGTAGGAGCCATCGACCTTCAAAGAAAATCTTCTTACTTTACGAATTCTAATAATGAAGTTGACTTAGTGGCACCTGGTGAACAAATTTTGTCTACCATTCCTGGTGAAAAGTATGCTAAGCTCAGCGGTACCTCCATGTCGGCTCCACACGTGTCCGGCGCATTAGCCCTCATCAAAGAATTGGAGCAAATATCTTTTGACCGTAAACTTTCAGAAACCGAAGTGTATGCACAACTCATTAAACGCACCGTTCCACTCGGATTCCCAAAAACATTGGAAGGAAATGGTCTATTGTTTTTAACAGCACCTGACTTACTGAGAGAGCATTTAAGAAATCAGCCGTTAGCTCAGATTGGGTGA